The following are from one region of the Thermodesulforhabdaceae bacterium genome:
- a CDS encoding CoB--CoM heterodisulfide reductase iron-sulfur subunit A family protein: MRKPTQRRILKPEDVRIGVFVCHCGSNIAGYLDCKEVADYAATLPGVVFSTTNLYTCSESGIAEIKRTIEEKKLTRVVVASCSPRTHEPLFKSSCKEAGLNPYLFEMVNIRDQCSWVHMNNREEATEKAKNLVRMGVAKAWFLEPQEDIEMPIEARVAVIGGGVAGLSAAESLADMGVSVVLIEKSPQLGGLTLRLNSLAPHLHNPDDLLKPLIERVEHHPGIKLYKESSIRSIEGYVGNYRIELDTKDQGVVRESVSAVVVAIGAKPYMPDRGNYGYDGEKVITQFELEQKLKDGSIGNDIRHVVMIQCVGARSTKEGEKTYCGRICCATAVKNAVILKERFPDIKVSILYRDMQTYGSEFEAMLWKARSMGIKFYVYDQLDPPTIKDNTVLVKSKVFSDEVQELPVDLVVLSTPLVASDEATGIAGFMRIPTDANHFFLEAHVKLRPLDFATDGVFLCGSCRFPCTAEEARIQGMGAAARAVSLLAKGKVVSSALVAEVDASTCCGCQGCLRICPYGAITYDENRHVCQVNPILCKGCGACTAACPSQSVQLKGFKPKQLLSQVRATMESLREMFVSCEL; encoded by the coding sequence ATGAGGAAACCAACGCAGAGGCGCATATTGAAACCAGAAGATGTCAGAATTGGCGTTTTTGTTTGCCATTGTGGGTCAAATATTGCTGGTTATCTAGATTGCAAAGAGGTAGCAGACTACGCTGCCACTCTACCGGGAGTTGTGTTTTCCACGACGAACCTCTACACTTGCTCAGAATCGGGCATAGCAGAGATCAAGCGAACCATTGAGGAAAAGAAATTAACTAGAGTGGTAGTAGCTTCATGTTCTCCAAGAACTCATGAACCTCTCTTTAAGAGTTCATGCAAAGAAGCAGGCTTAAATCCCTATCTTTTCGAGATGGTGAATATCCGGGATCAATGTTCCTGGGTTCATATGAATAATCGCGAAGAAGCTACCGAAAAGGCTAAAAACCTTGTGCGCATGGGAGTGGCAAAGGCATGGTTCCTTGAACCTCAGGAAGATATTGAAATGCCTATTGAAGCTAGAGTGGCTGTAATTGGAGGCGGTGTGGCCGGGCTTTCGGCGGCAGAATCCCTTGCCGACATGGGTGTTTCGGTGGTGCTTATTGAGAAATCACCTCAACTCGGCGGCTTAACGCTTCGATTGAATAGCCTTGCACCTCATCTTCATAATCCTGATGATCTGCTGAAACCTCTTATAGAGAGAGTAGAACATCATCCCGGGATTAAGCTTTATAAAGAATCATCTATCAGAAGTATTGAGGGGTATGTTGGAAATTACCGTATAGAGCTGGACACTAAAGATCAGGGTGTTGTGCGGGAATCCGTAAGTGCGGTTGTAGTTGCTATTGGTGCTAAGCCATACATGCCAGATAGGGGAAATTACGGGTATGACGGCGAAAAAGTTATAACCCAGTTTGAATTAGAGCAGAAACTAAAAGACGGAAGTATCGGAAATGATATTCGCCATGTTGTGATGATACAGTGTGTTGGAGCTCGATCTACAAAGGAAGGTGAAAAGACTTACTGCGGTCGTATCTGCTGCGCCACTGCCGTAAAGAATGCCGTTATATTGAAAGAGCGCTTTCCTGATATAAAAGTTTCCATCTTGTATCGAGACATGCAGACTTACGGATCCGAATTTGAGGCTATGCTCTGGAAGGCTCGCTCCATGGGCATAAAATTTTATGTTTATGATCAGTTAGATCCTCCTACGATAAAAGACAATACAGTGCTGGTTAAAAGCAAAGTTTTTAGCGACGAAGTCCAGGAACTTCCTGTCGATCTTGTTGTTCTTTCCACTCCCCTTGTGGCTTCCGATGAGGCAACAGGGATTGCTGGATTTATGCGCATTCCAACCGACGCAAATCACTTCTTCCTAGAAGCTCATGTCAAACTGAGACCCCTAGATTTTGCCACTGATGGAGTCTTTCTCTGCGGTAGTTGCCGTTTCCCGTGCACGGCTGAGGAAGCTCGCATTCAGGGAATGGGAGCGGCTGCCAGAGCGGTATCGCTTCTTGCTAAAGGAAAAGTTGTTTCCAGTGCTCTCGTGGCAGAAGTGGATGCATCTACCTGCTGTGGTTGCCAGGGTTGCTTGAGGATATGTCCCTATGGGGCGATTACTTATGATGAAAATAGACACGTGTGTCAGGTTAACCCGATATTGTGTAAAGGATGTGGTGCCTGCACTGCTGCCTGTCCGTCCCAGAGCGTTCAACTGAAGGGATTTAAGCCCAAACAGCTTCTTTCTCAAGTGCGCGCAACAATGGAATCTCTGAGGGAAATGTTTGTGAGTTGCGAATTATAA
- a CDS encoding hydrogenase iron-sulfur subunit has product MEKIFKPTILCFFCTWUAYAAADLAGVSRLQYPPYIRVIRVMCSGSVSPHHVLRAFQEGVDGVLIGGCRLGDCHYQTGNYMTEKRMRLLKKLLPFYGIEPERLRVRWVSSAEASELVETIEDFTNELIKLGPSPLRQKERENANLLVCEQCQ; this is encoded by the coding sequence ATGGAAAAGATTTTTAAGCCAACCATATTGTGCTTCTTCTGCACGTGGTGAGCATACGCAGCTGCTGACCTGGCTGGGGTCAGTCGATTGCAGTATCCACCCTACATAAGAGTTATAAGGGTTATGTGCTCTGGGAGCGTCTCGCCTCATCATGTATTGAGAGCTTTCCAGGAGGGGGTGGATGGAGTGCTTATCGGAGGATGTCGATTGGGCGATTGTCACTATCAGACGGGAAATTATATGACTGAAAAGCGAATGCGGCTTTTGAAAAAACTTCTGCCTTTCTATGGTATTGAGCCTGAACGGTTGAGAGTGAGGTGGGTTTCTTCAGCGGAAGCTTCCGAGCTTGTGGAAACAATCGAAGATTTTACAAATGAGCTGATAAAACTCGGTCCTTCACCGCTGAGACAGAAAGAACGAGAAAATGCAAATCTTCTTGTTTGTGAGCAATGTCAGTGA
- a CDS encoding 4Fe-4S ferredoxin yields MFEREEAQVTRQILDQVKAYVRDLFEKGTIQAFIGYKREGGHPIPALFKDVAELDALDLGNDENYGDVRYPLSDVCRRLLEVYPDGKIGVLVRGCDERAIVEMSKWNQISIDRLVIVGIACSKEWVNRCGCKKPYPDALIAGTPVTEEIRHDALELLEEKSFAERKAFWDDAFSRCIKCYGCRNICPVCFCKDCSLEDPLLVKPGFTPAEFPIFHLVRAVHMAGRCIDCGLCEETCPADIPLRTLYRKINAIVKEEFGYETGVKDDSVCPLNTVA; encoded by the coding sequence ATGTTTGAACGTGAGGAAGCTCAGGTGACCAGACAGATATTAGATCAGGTTAAAGCTTACGTTAGGGATTTATTCGAAAAGGGAACAATACAGGCATTTATCGGGTATAAAAGGGAAGGGGGGCACCCGATACCCGCCCTATTTAAAGATGTCGCTGAGTTGGATGCCCTGGATCTCGGCAATGACGAGAATTATGGTGATGTAAGGTATCCCTTAAGTGATGTTTGCAGGCGGCTTTTAGAAGTTTATCCTGATGGAAAGATTGGAGTGCTGGTTAGGGGTTGCGACGAGCGAGCGATTGTAGAAATGTCCAAATGGAATCAAATCTCCATTGATAGACTTGTTATTGTTGGTATAGCCTGCTCAAAAGAATGGGTTAACCGCTGCGGTTGTAAAAAACCCTATCCTGACGCTTTGATTGCGGGAACTCCAGTGACTGAAGAAATCCGTCATGATGCCTTAGAACTGCTAGAAGAAAAATCCTTTGCTGAAAGGAAAGCTTTCTGGGATGATGCTTTTTCCCGATGCATAAAATGCTACGGTTGCCGAAATATCTGCCCGGTCTGTTTCTGCAAGGATTGCTCTTTAGAAGATCCACTTCTTGTAAAGCCTGGTTTTACACCCGCCGAGTTCCCAATTTTCCATCTTGTTAGAGCCGTTCATATGGCGGGTAGATGTATTGATTGTGGTCTCTGTGAAGAAACGTGTCCAGCAGATATACCCTTAAGAACTCTTTACCGAAAGATTAATGCTATAGTTAAAGAAGAATTCGGATATGAAACAGGTGTAAAAGATGACAGTGTGTGCCCACTTAACACTGTCGCATAA
- a CDS encoding DUF3106 domain-containing protein: MTGRICRILTLSLIFALFTIVQNYAYGSSFSYVTVADHIKIAQNPYTQQPYDRYQRWEQLSPREREELRQRWRRYQNLPPREQQLIQKRYEEWKQLPPEDQRYIREKLKRWEELTPEERELIRQRFRR, from the coding sequence ATGACGGGCAGGATCTGTCGGATACTAACATTAAGTTTGATATTTGCCCTATTTACGATTGTCCAAAACTATGCCTATGGATCTTCTTTCAGCTACGTCACCGTAGCAGACCATATTAAAATTGCCCAGAATCCATATACTCAGCAGCCATATGATCGTTACCAGCGATGGGAACAACTCTCGCCCCGGGAAAGGGAAGAACTTCGGCAGCGATGGAGACGTTATCAGAATTTACCTCCTCGGGAGCAGCAACTCATCCAGAAACGTTACGAAGAGTGGAAGCAGTTGCCGCCCGAAGATCAAAGATATATTCGAGAAAAGCTAAAACGATGGGAAGAACTCACTCCCGAAGAACGGGAATTGATTCGTCAAAGATTTCGTAGATAA
- a CDS encoding zf-HC2 domain-containing protein, which translates to MKLKSCIYTPDKRDELITLALMGELSPESESFFRNHITSCEVCMERVTKLSEFYRKLKTFSEPEPLNIWEIARLTRAIRKPKHKSVFTSLLKPVAVGLCVMIITVGGWWKLRDHSLSFLTTANIQQEENISPEDLNVIAHIDMLEELDSIEKLTKVLDEGWENQS; encoded by the coding sequence ATGAAGTTAAAAAGTTGTATTTACACTCCAGATAAGCGAGATGAACTTATTACTCTGGCGCTGATGGGTGAACTTTCTCCGGAAAGCGAATCTTTTTTCCGAAATCACATTACCTCCTGTGAAGTATGCATGGAAAGAGTCACAAAGCTGTCGGAATTCTATCGGAAATTAAAAACTTTTTCAGAACCGGAACCGCTGAACATCTGGGAAATTGCCAGACTAACCAGAGCCATACGAAAACCAAAACATAAATCAGTCTTTACAAGCTTACTGAAACCTGTAGCTGTAGGACTATGCGTTATGATCATTACAGTCGGGGGATGGTGGAAACTGCGGGATCACTCCCTATCCTTTTTAACAACTGCCAATATTCAACAGGAAGAAAACATTTCACCTGAAGATCTCAACGTAATCGCTCACATCGATATGCTTGAAGAACTCGACAGTATTGAAAAACTCACAAAAGTGCTGGACGAAGGATGGGAGAACCAATCATGA
- a CDS encoding RNA polymerase sigma factor, translating to MLIRTGVACSKIDADTLERAKGGDAEAYEEIFLVYRDRIFSGAYRLCNFDREAALDLTQDVFLKVWEKLPQFDNRSDLYTWIYRIMINLYLQERRRKWLHEKFLEMFGRSPDRTEQVEALQLSNLERQELKEALAKSMKKLSSKQEIVFKLRMLDGMSFAQIAEVTGMAEGTVKTHFFRALHTLRKELKEWVE from the coding sequence GTGCTCATAAGAACAGGTGTTGCCTGTTCCAAAATTGATGCAGATACCCTGGAAAGAGCCAAGGGCGGTGATGCTGAAGCTTATGAGGAGATTTTCCTGGTCTATCGCGATCGTATATTCTCCGGGGCTTATCGCTTATGCAACTTCGATCGAGAAGCCGCCCTTGACCTCACTCAAGACGTCTTCCTGAAGGTGTGGGAAAAACTTCCTCAGTTCGATAACCGAAGCGACCTTTATACCTGGATTTACCGAATTATGATTAATCTCTACCTGCAAGAGCGGCGGAGGAAATGGCTACATGAAAAATTTTTGGAAATGTTTGGACGATCACCTGATCGAACCGAACAAGTTGAAGCATTGCAGTTGAGTAATTTAGAGAGGCAGGAACTAAAGGAAGCCCTTGCTAAATCTATGAAGAAACTTTCTTCCAAACAAGAAATCGTATTCAAACTCAGGATGCTGGACGGCATGAGCTTTGCTCAGATAGCGGAAGTAACCGGTATGGCTGAAGGAACAGTTAAAACCCATTTTTTTAGAGCCTTACATACCTTAAGGAAAGAGCTCAAGGAGTGGGTAGAATGA
- a CDS encoding sulfide-dependent adenosine diphosphate thiazole synthase has translation MVTAELNEIMITRAIIERYMEKLTNNLEVDVAIVGAGPAGLVAGTYLSRAGYKVSIYERKLSVGGGMWGGGMLFNDIVVQEEAKRILEDFGVRVRHFRENYFTADSVESVSMLAAKCVQAGVTIFNCVSVEDVVIRPERIVGLVINWTAVEMAGLHVDPLAIRAKYVVDATGHDTEVVKVVHKKVPGRLMTPSGNIEGEKSMWSDKAEKLTLENTREVFPGLFVAGMAANATFGGPRMGPIFGGMLLSGEKVAMLIKERLEAEK, from the coding sequence ATGGTAACCGCCGAATTAAACGAAATTATGATTACCAGAGCCATCATTGAGCGATACATGGAAAAACTCACTAATAATCTTGAAGTTGATGTTGCAATTGTGGGAGCCGGTCCAGCTGGTCTTGTAGCCGGAACTTATCTATCAAGAGCCGGTTATAAGGTCTCGATATATGAACGGAAGCTCAGTGTTGGCGGAGGCATGTGGGGCGGAGGAATGCTCTTTAATGACATTGTGGTTCAGGAAGAGGCAAAGCGGATTCTTGAAGATTTTGGTGTTCGAGTGCGTCATTTTCGCGAAAACTATTTTACGGCGGATTCCGTTGAGTCCGTGAGCATGCTAGCCGCAAAGTGCGTTCAAGCAGGAGTGACCATATTCAACTGCGTTTCTGTGGAGGACGTGGTTATAAGACCGGAAAGGATAGTTGGACTTGTTATAAACTGGACTGCTGTGGAAATGGCAGGGCTTCATGTAGATCCACTTGCAATAAGAGCAAAGTATGTTGTGGACGCTACAGGACATGATACAGAAGTCGTAAAGGTAGTTCATAAAAAAGTTCCGGGGCGGCTTATGACGCCAAGTGGCAACATTGAGGGTGAAAAGTCTATGTGGTCAGACAAAGCAGAAAAGCTGACTCTGGAAAACACCAGAGAAGTGTTTCCCGGGCTTTTTGTGGCAGGAATGGCAGCCAATGCTACCTTTGGTGGTCCTCGCATGGGACCCATATTTGGTGGGATGCTTCTTTCCGGCGAAAAAGTTGCTATGCTCATAAAGGAACGTCTCGAAGCAGAAAAATAA
- the glp gene encoding gephyrin-like molybdotransferase Glp: MEFLKVLSVKEVIKTIEDFQPLDVETVPLDRACKRILAETIFAGEPVPHFRRATMDGYAVRARDTFGASESLPALLEVVGSVEMGKSPTFTVEPNQAGAISTGGALPEGSDAVVMIEHTERIDESSIEVYKPVAPGEHVLSVGEDIPEGVEVFKAGRILKPQDIGVLASLGVCELRVYRKPKVAIISTGDEIVPYTTKTPLPVGVVRDVNSLFIAGLCEEVGAEVGTQVLVADDKQRLRDICHELVETHDVVLLSGGSSVGIRDFTLEVLKELPQSHILFHGVALKPGKPTILATSGKTYLWGLPGQPASALTVMFALVCPFLQVIQGAHPNFPYSKGTVEAVLSVRVPSVHGREDYVPVKLTKENNKWVAQPVFGKSGMVSLLTRADGFITIDEHSEGLDEGSRVTVYLI, translated from the coding sequence GTGGAGTTCCTAAAAGTTCTTTCAGTCAAAGAAGTCATCAAAACGATTGAGGATTTTCAACCTCTGGACGTGGAAACCGTGCCTCTTGATCGAGCCTGCAAAAGGATTCTAGCAGAGACGATTTTTGCTGGAGAACCGGTGCCGCACTTTCGCCGTGCAACAATGGATGGATACGCTGTAAGAGCCAGAGACACTTTCGGAGCAAGCGAATCGCTTCCGGCTCTTCTGGAAGTTGTTGGATCGGTAGAAATGGGAAAATCGCCAACTTTTACGGTGGAACCTAACCAGGCCGGGGCCATTTCGACAGGGGGAGCGTTACCGGAAGGTTCCGATGCGGTCGTTATGATAGAACACACTGAACGGATAGACGAATCGAGCATAGAAGTTTACAAACCGGTTGCGCCAGGTGAACACGTATTATCTGTGGGTGAAGACATCCCAGAAGGTGTCGAGGTTTTTAAGGCGGGGCGAATTTTGAAGCCACAAGATATAGGTGTCCTGGCATCTCTTGGGGTTTGCGAACTGAGAGTCTATAGAAAACCAAAGGTGGCAATTATTTCAACCGGTGATGAAATAGTTCCTTACACGACAAAGACTCCCCTTCCTGTGGGGGTTGTGAGAGACGTCAATTCTCTTTTTATTGCTGGACTTTGCGAAGAAGTTGGCGCCGAAGTCGGAACTCAAGTCCTTGTGGCCGATGACAAACAACGCCTTAGAGATATTTGCCACGAACTGGTGGAAACTCACGATGTTGTCCTGCTTTCAGGTGGAAGTTCCGTCGGGATCCGGGATTTTACCCTCGAAGTTCTTAAGGAACTCCCCCAAAGTCACATCCTTTTTCATGGCGTTGCCTTAAAACCAGGAAAGCCTACGATCCTTGCTACAAGCGGCAAAACATACCTCTGGGGACTTCCGGGACAGCCAGCCTCAGCGCTAACGGTGATGTTTGCTCTGGTGTGCCCCTTTTTGCAGGTGATTCAGGGAGCACATCCAAATTTTCCATATTCAAAGGGAACGGTTGAGGCTGTTTTATCGGTTCGAGTTCCATCCGTTCACGGCAGAGAAGATTACGTGCCGGTTAAGTTAACGAAAGAAAACAACAAATGGGTGGCTCAACCAGTCTTTGGAAAATCTGGCATGGTGTCTCTTCTAACAAGAGCTGACGGGTTTATAACCATAGATGAACACAGTGAAGGACTTGATGAAGGGTCTCGGGTAACTGTTTACCTCATTTAG
- the sucD gene encoding succinate--CoA ligase subunit alpha — translation MSIWVNSETRVLVQGITGREGQFHARQCIAYGTKVVAGVTPGKGGQYMDEVPVFNTVKEAVKATGANCSLIFVPPAFAADAILEAIDAGVPLIVAITEGIPVLDMMKVKGALKSSSSRLIGPNCPGIITPGQAKVGIMPGHIHKPGNIGVVSRSGTLTYEVVHQLTLQGLGQSTCIGIGGDPINGTNFIDCLKAFQDDPETKGIVMVGEIGGSAEEEASEFVKQYVTKPVVGFVAGLTAPPGRRMGHAGAIISGSSGTAQAKIAAMEAAGITVVKNLGNLGVVCKEVFSKVLS, via the coding sequence ATGAGTATATGGGTTAATTCAGAGACTCGAGTGCTTGTTCAGGGTATTACAGGAAGAGAAGGACAGTTTCACGCAAGGCAGTGTATAGCCTACGGGACAAAAGTTGTAGCCGGCGTGACACCCGGAAAAGGTGGACAATATATGGATGAAGTACCAGTTTTTAACACGGTAAAAGAGGCTGTAAAAGCTACAGGAGCTAATTGCTCTCTAATTTTTGTGCCACCTGCCTTTGCAGCTGATGCTATTCTGGAAGCTATAGACGCCGGCGTGCCTCTTATCGTTGCCATAACAGAAGGTATCCCGGTCCTTGACATGATGAAGGTCAAAGGAGCGCTTAAGAGTTCGTCATCACGGCTGATAGGTCCCAACTGCCCGGGCATTATAACTCCCGGACAGGCAAAGGTTGGTATTATGCCCGGACATATTCACAAACCAGGCAACATTGGAGTAGTTTCCAGATCTGGAACATTGACTTACGAAGTAGTCCATCAGCTTACTCTTCAGGGACTTGGGCAGAGCACCTGTATAGGAATAGGTGGAGATCCCATAAACGGCACAAACTTTATCGATTGTCTTAAGGCTTTCCAGGATGATCCTGAAACAAAGGGCATCGTCATGGTTGGAGAAATCGGCGGATCGGCTGAAGAAGAAGCTTCGGAGTTCGTAAAACAATATGTAACCAAACCAGTTGTTGGTTTCGTTGCCGGTCTTACAGCTCCACCAGGACGCCGTATGGGGCATGCAGGAGCTATCATAAGTGGTTCGAGCGGGACGGCTCAGGCAAAAATTGCTGCAATGGAAGCGGCGGGAATTACAGTAGTTAAAAACCTCGGAAACCTGGGGGTTGTTTGTAAAGAAGTTTTTTCAAAAGTGTTATCCTAG
- the sucC gene encoding ADP-forming succinate--CoA ligase subunit beta, with protein MKIHEYQAKELFSKYGVPIPRGGVAFTVEEALAVARSLGSYPVVLKAQIHAGGRGKGGGVKLARSEDEVKQYAGELIGMRLVTHQTGPEGKIVRKILVEEGLPIAQELYFGMLPDRRTGTIAMMASLAGGMDIEEVAAKEPEKIITVYVDPLIGLQPFHTRQIVYGLGLSPDIAKIFTSMVSSLYRLFMDYDCSLVEINPLVITSDGRLIALDAKVNFDDNGLFRHKDILAYRDLDEEDPFEVEASKYNLNYIKMDGNVGNMVNGAGLAMATMDLIKLAGAEPANFLDVGGGASAEMVENGFRIILSDPNVKAVLINIFGGILRCDVLAQGIVEAAKKVEVKVPVVIRMEGTNVEQGREILQQSGLNLIVATDLNDAAQKIAAIVKS; from the coding sequence ATGAAGATCCATGAGTATCAAGCAAAAGAACTTTTTTCAAAGTATGGTGTACCGATTCCCAGAGGGGGAGTGGCATTTACGGTCGAAGAAGCTTTGGCTGTGGCTCGATCACTTGGCTCTTATCCGGTGGTTCTTAAAGCCCAAATTCACGCAGGTGGTCGAGGCAAAGGTGGGGGAGTAAAGCTGGCTCGGTCAGAAGATGAAGTCAAGCAGTATGCTGGTGAACTCATTGGTATGCGGCTTGTGACTCATCAAACAGGACCAGAAGGGAAAATCGTTCGAAAGATCCTCGTGGAAGAAGGACTTCCTATCGCTCAGGAACTTTACTTTGGGATGCTTCCCGACCGCCGAACCGGCACCATAGCCATGATGGCAAGCCTTGCCGGAGGTATGGACATCGAGGAAGTAGCGGCAAAAGAACCAGAGAAAATCATAACAGTTTACGTGGATCCCCTTATAGGTCTCCAGCCCTTCCATACACGCCAGATAGTTTACGGGCTGGGACTATCACCAGATATAGCCAAAATATTCACTTCCATGGTTTCGAGTCTCTACCGTCTTTTTATGGACTATGACTGTTCGCTCGTGGAAATAAATCCCCTGGTAATAACCTCGGATGGGCGCCTTATTGCTCTGGATGCCAAAGTTAACTTCGACGACAACGGACTGTTTCGACACAAAGACATCCTGGCTTACCGGGATCTCGACGAAGAAGACCCCTTCGAAGTGGAAGCTTCCAAATATAATCTCAACTACATAAAAATGGACGGCAACGTTGGAAACATGGTGAACGGTGCCGGTCTTGCCATGGCGACCATGGATCTTATTAAGCTTGCAGGAGCAGAACCCGCAAATTTTCTAGATGTTGGTGGTGGAGCCAGCGCCGAGATGGTTGAAAATGGATTCAGGATCATCCTGAGCGACCCCAACGTAAAAGCTGTGCTTATAAATATCTTCGGCGGAATACTCCGATGCGATGTGCTGGCTCAGGGAATTGTCGAAGCAGCTAAGAAAGTCGAAGTAAAAGTGCCTGTGGTCATCCGGATGGAAGGAACTAACGTAGAACAAGGCAGGGAAATACTTCAGCAATCAGGTTTGAATCTTATCGTGGCTACGGATCTTAACGATGCAGCCCAGAAAATAGCGGCTATAGTCAAATCCTGA
- a CDS encoding histone deacetylase family protein, with amino-acid sequence MKIVTHQDFLRPYTRDPAAAAGRLEPILDELKQENYEFVEALTAGWDDIARVHTKDHIDRVSRHGLYNIAALAAGGAIQAAEIGMTEPAFAVIRPPGHHASADSSWGFCFFNNMAIAIEFLKHSGKIRSAHILDFDLHYGDGTVNILGSKDYVTIHNPESSSREAYLESIRTTLWKVTPDVIGVSAGFDNHIQDWGGLLTTDDYYEIGRMIFTRAREIGAGTFGVLEGGYNHDVLGKNVRAFVRGLCGQPPLRE; translated from the coding sequence ATGAAAATCGTGACACATCAGGATTTTTTAAGACCTTATACTCGCGATCCAGCAGCGGCAGCGGGACGCCTCGAGCCAATCCTGGATGAACTCAAGCAAGAAAACTATGAGTTCGTCGAGGCTCTCACTGCAGGATGGGACGATATCGCTCGAGTCCACACAAAGGATCACATAGACCGTGTCTCTCGTCACGGACTTTACAATATCGCTGCTCTGGCAGCAGGGGGAGCCATTCAAGCAGCGGAAATCGGAATGACAGAACCTGCCTTTGCGGTCATTCGCCCCCCTGGTCATCACGCTTCCGCAGACAGTTCATGGGGATTTTGCTTCTTTAACAATATGGCAATCGCCATAGAATTCCTGAAGCACAGCGGAAAAATTCGGTCGGCTCACATTCTGGATTTCGATCTCCACTACGGAGATGGCACAGTAAACATCCTGGGATCAAAGGACTATGTCACAATTCACAATCCTGAGTCATCATCCCGGGAAGCCTATTTGGAATCAATAAGAACTACCCTTTGGAAAGTTACTCCGGACGTAATTGGAGTCTCAGCGGGATTTGATAATCACATTCAGGACTGGGGTGGTCTCCTTACAACGGACGATTATTACGAGATTGGCAGAATGATTTTCACCAGGGCAAGAGAGATTGGAGCAGGAACTTTTGGTGTGCTGGAAGGCGGATACAATCATGATGTGCTGGGCAAAAACGTGAGAGCCTTTGTTAGAGGACTTTGCGGACAACCCCCATTAAGGGAGTAG
- a CDS encoding IS5/IS1182 family transposase → MSIIKEEERITSRGRPRIYSEAFIVSLFLYQTLNNLSYREVLEECRRVYGKSPGLYTYYYRVRMLSKETLKKLLKEICRIILSRDRIIKFVISDGTGFGFNELFPLKFLRGMEIRKVKSHVVLVTSSGRRVVVAVETGSSYASEVKLLIKALDQIDWLELEGQSLIADKCYDSIGLIPLRKVSKVLWEKWGHNRYLIESLFGTIKQKIGSHFRVKIEDIAQKRALAAFVLYNMYLLITILLILLLLQRANFRVRHFDLKYSNTGIRISP, encoded by the coding sequence GTGAGCATCATAAAAGAGGAAGAAAGGATCACCTCTCGAGGGCGTCCGAGGATTTATTCTGAGGCCTTTATTGTATCTTTGTTTTTATACCAGACCCTGAACAACTTATCATATCGAGAAGTGCTGGAAGAATGCAGGAGGGTATACGGTAAGAGCCCTGGGCTTTATACTTACTACTACCGTGTCAGGATGCTTTCTAAAGAGACACTGAAAAAGCTCCTTAAAGAGATATGCCGAATAATACTGTCCAGAGATAGGATTATAAAGTTTGTTATTTCTGATGGCACTGGTTTTGGTTTTAACGAGCTGTTTCCATTAAAGTTCTTAAGGGGCATGGAAATCAGGAAGGTAAAATCTCATGTAGTTCTGGTGACTTCATCTGGCCGGAGAGTTGTTGTTGCGGTTGAAACGGGAAGTTCCTATGCCAGTGAAGTAAAACTTCTTATTAAAGCACTGGATCAAATTGATTGGTTAGAGCTGGAAGGTCAGAGCCTTATAGCGGATAAGTGCTATGACAGTATCGGTTTGATTCCTCTGAGGAAAGTCTCCAAGGTTCTTTGGGAAAAATGGGGACACAACAGATATCTTATCGAAAGTTTATTTGGGACAATAAAACAAAAAATAGGTTCTCATTTCAGGGTAAAGATAGAGGATATAGCTCAAAAAAGGGCTCTGGCTGCCTTCGTGCTTTATAACATGTATCTTCTGATTACCATCCTTCTTATTTTATTGCTGTTGCAAAGGGCTAATTTTCGGGTGAGACATTTTGATCTCAAATATTCAAACACGGGTATTCGGATATCTCCATAA